The genomic stretch TCATAGGTATAGGTACTGCCGCTCCGGGTGATCTGGGTGCCGTGTACCATTTTGGCTTCTGTCTGTGCGGCGATCTTCCAGCGGCGTACATCCCAGAAACGATGTTCTTCAAAAGCCAGCTCTATGCGGCGTTCCTCCCGGATCACGGTGCGCAGCTGTTCTTTGGTGAGGCCGGCAGTCAGCTGGTAAGGATCCAGGCCAGCCCGCTTGCGGATGGCTTCCACTGCGCCGTATACGGCTTCGGAAGGTCCTTCGTATTCATTCAGCGCTTCTGCATAGTTGAGCAGGATCTCGGCATAGCGGATCAGCGGAAAACAGCGCTCTGTTTCTGTGAAATTGTTGGGCACCACATCATCCTGCAGCATTTTATTGATGTAGTAGCCGGTGGACGTGCCTACATAGATGCCGTCCTGCGGTTGTCCCACATAGGTATAGACCGCTTGTTTGGGACCGCCGCTGATCCAGATCATGGATTCATTATGGATAATGGAATAGTCAAAGCGGGGATCACGGTTCAGGTAAGGATGTGTGGGATCATATCCTGAGCCGGAGGCGGTGATGGCCTTGCCATTGCGCATGGGAAAGGCATCCGCCATTTCTTTGGTGGCGGTGGCGCCATCGGCGGCGCCGCGGCTGGGTGGCAGCCACCTGCCTTCCAGTTCCCGGTTCTTGGAACGCATGCCCTGCAGGATAAACTCATCATTCTTACGCAGGGTGAACAGCTTATAAAAGCCATAGCCCGGCGCGGTAGTGTTGTCCTCGTTCAGCTTATAGAGGTTCATGTCTATCACGGCTTTGGCGGCATCGGCCGCCAGTTTCCAGCGACTGGCATCTGCCGTGGCATAACCGGTAACGGAACGCAGCGGCTCGCCGGTAGCTATCTGCTCACCATTGAACAGGGGACTGGCCGCATACAGCAGCACCCG from Candidatus Pseudobacter hemicellulosilyticus encodes the following:
- a CDS encoding RagB/SusD family nutrient uptake outer membrane protein; amino-acid sequence: MTTKKFPVPLALLILTIACNKGDFLDKTVNTDLNEKTVFSDSARTMDFLTGIYADISYSFNPYRFGDAGLESACDEAEGPGTNSNSAFIQWAVGSINANVGVTADPWNTSYTNIRRVNRFFKNLPISPLTPSLKVTAKAEARFLRAWYYFNMVRHYGGVALVGDSIYSGETPIQVERRSFEDCINYIVSELDIAIPDLLNTQFANNHGRITAGAARALKARVLLYAASPLFNGEQIATGEPLRSVTGYATADASRWKLAADAAKAVIDMNLYKLNEDNTTAPGYGFYKLFTLRKNDEFILQGMRSKNRELEGRWLPPSRGAADGATATKEMADAFPMRNGKAITASGSGYDPTHPYLNRDPRFDYSIIHNESMIWISGGPKQAVYTYVGQPQDGIYVGTSTGYYINKMLQDDVVPNNFTETERCFPLIRYAEILLNYAEALNEYEGPSEAVYGAVEAIRKRAGLDPYQLTAGLTKEQLRTVIREERRIELAFEEHRFWDVRRWKIAAQTEAKMVHGTQITRSGSTYTYETVNVRQRVFRDAMYLWPMPQSELSKSPEMLQNPGW